The following is a genomic window from Streptomyces chrestomyceticus JCM 4735.
TTGTCCGGCTTTTGCTATTTATTGATTTTCGGGGGAATGGGGACGTTATGACGTACACCGAAGTGCCCGGCGCGAAGGTTCCGATCCGGATGTGGACGGACCCGTCCACGGTCGAGGGCGCGGCCATGCAGCAACTGCGCAACGTGGCCACCCTGCCATGGATCAAGGGCCTGGCCGTGATGCCGGACGTGCATTACGGCAAGGGTGCGACGGTCGGCTCGGTGATCGCCATGCACGGGGCGGTCTGCCCGGCGGCCGTCGGTGTCGACATCGGCTGCGGCATGAGCGCCGTGAAGACCTCGCTCACCGCCGACGACCTCCCCGGCGACCTCTCCCGCCTCCGCTCCAAGATCGAGGAGGCCATCCCGGTCGGGCGGGCCATGCACGACGAGCCGGTGCACCCGGGCCGGCTGCACGGCCTGGCGACCAGCGGCTGGGACGACTTCTGGAGCCGCTTCGGCGGGGTGGCGGAAGCGGTCAGGTTCCGTGAGGAGCGGGCCGTCAAGCAGATGGGGTCGCTCGGCGGCGGCAACCACTTCATCGAGTTCTGCCTCGACGAGACCGGCGCGGTGTGGCTGATGCTGCACTCCGGCTCCCGCAACATCGGCAAGGAGCTGGCCGACTTCCACATCGGCCAGGCGCAGAAGCTGCCGCACAACCAGGGGCTGGTCGACCGCGACCTCGCCGTCTTCGTCGCGGACACCCCGCAGATGGCGGCGTACCGCAACGACCTCTTCTGGGCGCAGGAGTACGCCCGGCACAACCGCGCGATCATGATGGCGCTCTTCCAGGACGTGGTCCGCAAGGAGTTCAAGAAGGCGAAGCCAACGTTCGAGCCGGTGATCTCCTGTCACCACAACTACGTGGCGGAGGAGCGGTACGACGGGATGGACCTGCTGGTGACGCGCAAGGGCGCGATCCGCGCCGGGAGCGGTGACTACGGCATCATCCCCGGCTCGATGGGCACCGGCTCGTACATCGTCAAGGGCCTCGGTAACCCGGCGTCCTTCAACTCCGCCTCGCACGGCGCGGGCCGGAAGATGAGCCGCAACGCCGCGAAGAAGCGTTTCTCGACGCAGGACCTGGAGGAGCAGACGCGGGGCGTGGAGTGCCGCAAGGACTCCGGCGTCGTGGACGAGATCCCGGGCGCGTACAAGCCGATCGAGAAGGTCATCGACCAGCAGCGGGACCTGGTGGAGGTCGTGGCCAAGCTCAAGCAGGTGGTGTGTGTGAAGGGGTGAGGGCCCCGTGGGTGAGGGCCCCGGGCCGGCTTTTCCGCCGGTCCGGGGCCCTCGCCATTGCCTGTGCGGGTGTCCTGGCCGCTTACAGCGAGATCAGCGCCCGTACGGGCATCCTGGTGTCGGCCAGCGGCCGGACGGCCAGCCGTACCAGGGCCAGGGCGTTGTCGTCCCCCGCGGTGCGGTTGGTGCTCAGCTCACCGCAGGCCAGGCACTGGTGGACCAGCAGCCACTCCCCGTCCTGCCGGGCGGCCAGGCACAGCGCCCGCATCCGGCCGCCGCAGTCCGCGGCCCGGTCGCCCGGAATCTTGCGGTCCACGTGGCGGCTGGCCAGGCAGTGCGGGCAGTGGTTGCGGTGGGCGGTGCCCGGTGCGGCCAGCGGGACCTCCAGGCGGCAGCCGACACAGCGGAAGGTGTCGCCGGACGCGCCGCCCGGCCCGTGGAGGACGTCCTTGGGCCGCTGGGCGCGGCGCTGCTGCTTGGGTGTACGGCGTCGTGGCACGGTTTCGTCACTCCCCGCTCACAGGTCGCCGAACGCTTCGAGCGGGAACGGCGGATGGGCCAGCGGCCGGACCGCCATCCGCATCAGGATGAGCTGGTTGTCGTCCGGGGAGACCGGATTGGACGTCAGCTCGTCGCAGCGGGTGCACCGGTGGATCACCATCCAGTCGTCGGTGCGCAGCACCGCGATGGCGATGGGCGACATCCGGCCCCGGCAGGCGGACGGGCCGCCCTCGGCCGCGTCCCGGACGTGCTGGGAGTGCAGGCAGCTCGGGCAGTGGTTGCGGCGGCTGCCGCCGGGGTCGAGGGTGGTGACGGTCAGCCCGCACCGGACGCAGGTGAAGGTGTCGGTGCGCGGCAGCGGGTTCGGACGGTTCGAGCTCTTGGGGCTGTTGGACAGCACTCGGGTACTCCTTGCCGGAAAGCGTGAAAGGGCAGCGGGAGCAGGCCGAGCGGCCTCGGTCGTACGGGCAGGGGCGGCACCGCGCGCAGGCGGGTGCGGCCGGGCCGGTGCGGCGGACGGCGGCCGTCGGACGGTGAACGTCAGCGGCGGGGTGCGTCCGCGCGGTGATGAGGCGCGCTCAGCGCCGGCCGGGGCATAGACACTGCTTTCCAGGGCGAGGCCCGAGAGAGGGGACGCGTGCGGGTAGGCGCACGCGCGCCGACGCGCAGGTGCGCCGGCTCAGGAAACGGTACGGGCGGGGGCGGCAGCGGCGCCAACGGTTTTCCGGGGGCGGCGCCCTGGGCCCCGGCTCCCGGGCCCAGGGCGCGCGCCGGCCTCACGCCGTGCGGTGCACCTTGGTGTTGGACGCCTGGGCACGCGGGCGGACGACCAGGAGGTCGATGTTGACGTGGGCCGGGCGGGTGACGGCCCAGCCGATGGTGTCGGCGACGTCGTCGGCGGTCAGGGGCTCGGCCACGCCCGCGTACACCTTGGCGGCCTTGGCGGTGTCGCCGCGGAAGCGGGTGGTGGCGAACTCGTCGGTCTTGACCATGCCGGGGGCGATCTCGATGACGCGGACGGGCTCGCCGCACAGCTCCAGCCGGAGCGTCTCGGCGATGACGTGCGCGCCGTGCTTGGCGGCGACATAGCCGCCGCCGCCCTCGTAGGTGCCGTGTCCTGCGGTGGAGGAGACGACCACGACCGTGCCGTCCCCGGAGGCGGTCAGGGCGGGCAGCAGGGCCTGGGTGACGTGGAGGACGCCGAGGACGTTGACCTCGTACATGGTGCGCCAGTCGGCCGGGTCGCCGGTGGCCACGGGGTCGGCGCCCAGCGCCCCGCCGGCGTTGTTGACCAGCACGTCCACCGAGTCGTGGTGCTCCCGGAGGTGCGCGGCGAAGGCGTCCACCGCGGCGCGGTCGGTGACGTCGAGCCGGTGCGCCTCGGCGTCCGGCAGCTCGGCGGCCAGCGCCTCGATGCGGTCGGTGCGGCGGGCGGCGAGGACGACGCGGTAGCCCTCGGCGGCCAGCCGGCGGGCGGTCGCGGCGCCGATGCCGCTGCTGGCTCCGGTGACGACGGCGGTACGGGTACGGGGGCGGTCGGCGGGCGCGTCGGGTACGGCGGTCATGCGGCGGGCTCCTCGGGCGCTGCGGGCGTCGGTCGTGGTGCCTACGCAGGATAGGCGCGGGTCAGCGGCCCCTGGGCGCGTACATGATCACAGCCATGCCGGCCAGGCAGATCAGGGCGCCGGCCACGTCCCAGCGGTCCGGGCGGTAGCCGTCGGCGACCATGCCCCAGGCCAGCGAGCCCGCGACGAAGACACCGCCGTACGCGGCGAGGATGCGGCCGAAGTCGGCGTCCGGCTGGAGCGTGGCGACGAAGCCGTACACGCCGAGGGCGAGCACGCCCGCGCCGATCCAGACCCAGCCCCGATGTTCGCGCACGCCCTGCCAGACGAGCCAGGCGCCGCCGATCTCGAAGAGGGCGGCGAGGGCGAAGAGAGCGATGGAGCGGGCGATGAGCATGGGGCCAGCGTAAGGACGGGGGTGATTGTCAGTGGTGTGTGAGAGCTTCGAGACATGCTCATCGAACGCGCGTACGTGGATCGCTCCGAGGAAGCGAGGGCGGCGGCCGGGGACGACTGGCCCTGGACGGTTCCGTGCGTGCGCCGGTTGGCCGCGGACGGGCTGAAGTTCCGCGCGCCGGTCACCTTTCTCGTGGGGGAGAACGGCTCGGGCAAGTCCACGCTGGCCGAGGCCCTGGCGGAGGGCTTCGGGCTCGACTCGTACGGCGGCTCGGCCGGTTACAAGTACGCCAGTTCGCGCGAGCCGTCCGTGCTGGGCCAGGCCATCCGCTTCGACGCGACGCCGGCGGGCCGCCGGATGGTCCGCGGGCCGCGCACGCGCCGGCGCGGCTTCTTCCTGCGGGCCGAGACGGCCTTCGACATGCTCGGCCGGGCGCGGCTGTCGGGGGTGCCGGACGAGATGAGTCACGGCGAGGGGTTCCTGATGGCGATCCGGGAGAAGTTCCGGCGGCCGGGGCTCTACGTGCTGGACGAGCCGGAGGCCGCGCTGTCGTTCTCCTCCTGCCTGGAACTGCTCGCGGTACTGCACGCGTTGGGCCGCGGCGGCGCCCAGGTCGTCTGCGCCACCCATTCTCCGCTGCTCACGGCCCTGCCCGGCGCGGAGATAGTCGAGGTCGGTGAGCACGGCATGCGGTCGGTGGAGTGGGACGAGCTGGCCCTCGTCGACCACTGGCGGCGCTATCTCACCGACCCTCGGGCGTATCTGCGGCACATCATCGACTGAGCCGGGAGCGGTGCCGGGGAGCGGTGCCCTGGAACGGTGTCCGGAGCGTTGTCCGGAAGCGGGGATTGACGGGGAAGGGGGCCGGTCCGGCGGGCGCCGCTGCGTGAACGGCGAACCACTGGCCAAAAACCGTACGGGGCGTCACATGCCCTGGCCGGGCCCCTTGTCAGGCGGCAGAGGCGTCCCTAGATTCCCCTTCTACCGGGGGGTACGACGCTGACGACAACGGATGACCGCCTCGCATTCCGTGCGGTGTGTCCGGGTGCGCGCCGACGCGCCCGGCCCGCCCCGCGTCTTCGGGGACCGGTCTCACCTTCCATCGCGCGCGACCGCACGGACTTCGGTGGCGGGCGGCGGGTACCGGGCAGTTGCGGGATCCGGTCCGGCCGTCAGGCCCGGCGAGCGTCCGTCCGCCCGGCCCGGGGACGGCCGGGCGTCCGGGCGGCGCGGGCCCGTTCCCCGTTCATGGCCGGGGGACGGGTCCGCGCGGGGCCGCACCGGATGCGGCACGGTGTGCCGGTCAGGCCGGGACCGCGGTGCGGGTCGCGGCCCGCACCGGGCCGGTCCAGCGGTCGAGGGCGCCGCGCAGCGACGCGGCGCGTACGTCCGGGTCGGCGGCGTCGGTGGCCCAGGCGATGTAGCCGTCGGGGCGTACGAGGAGCGCGGTGTGCCGGTCACCGGCCCAGGACGCCCGTACGAGACGGGCGGCGGCGGAACCGCCCTCCGCCGCGGCCCCGTCCTGCGGCGCCCCGGTGTCCGGCAGCGCTTCGGCCCTCGGCAGCCCTTCGGTCCCCGGCAGTTCCTCGTCCCGCGGTACGACGAGGACGAACGCGCCGCCGCGCAGCGCCTCGTACAGCCGGGTGCCGCCCGCCAGCCGCAGGTCGGGGACCCGCTTGCCGGTGAGCGGATGGGCGCCGCGCTCGGCCGGGTAGGAGATGCCGACCCCGCTGACCTGTGCCAGTGCCCGGTCCGCCAGCAGTGGCGTCACGTTCAGCAGCCCGGCGACCGACGCGCGCAGCGCCCGCGCCGGCGCGCTGCGCAGTTGCGCCGCCCGGATGAGCGTGCCGCTGCTGCGCAGCACCGTCTTCCCCACCGGGTGGCGCTCGGCGTCGTAACTGTCCAGCAGGCTGTCGGGTGCGTCGCCGTGCAGTACGGCGGCCAGCTTCCAACTGAGGTTGGCCGCGTCCTGGAGCCCGGTGTTCATGCCCTGGCCGCCGGCCGGGGAGTGGACGTGCGCGGCGTCGCCCGCGAGGAAGGCGCGGCCGACGCGGTAGCGGGGCACCTGGCGCTCGTCGCTGTGGAAGCGCGAGGTCCAGCGCACCTCGCTCATCCCGTAGTCGGTGCCGAGGGCGAGGCGCAGGTAGCCGCGGACCTCTTCGGCGCCGACGGGGACGTCCTCGGGGATCTGGCGGCGGCGGTCCCAGCCGACGACGCGGTACCAGCCGTCGCCGAAGTTGGCCACGACCGCGATGGCGTCGCCGTTGGCGTTGCCGACCAACGGAAGGTCGGGCTGCTCGTCGAGCCGTACGTCGGCGAGGACGACGGAGCTGACCACGGCGCGGCCGGGGAAGGGCAGGCCGAGTGCCTCCCGGACGGTGCTGCGCACGCCGTCCGTGCCGACCAGGTAGGACGCGCGGTACGCCGTGGCCGTCCCGTCCTCCTCCGTCACGCGGGCCTGGATGCCGTGGGCGTCCTGGTCCAGGCCGGTCACCCGGGCCCCGTACCGAAAGGTGACGCCGGCCTTCTGCGCGCGCCGCTCCAGCAGCCGTTCGACCTCGTACTGCGGAGTGATCAGTACGAACGGGAAACGGGAGGGCAGCCGGTCCGGCTTCAGGACGACGCCGCCGAAGAGCCGCATGGTCCGCAGCGCGTGGCCGCCCGCCACCAGTTCGTCGGCGAGGCCGCGCGCGTCGAGCTGTTCGAGGCTGCGGGCGTGCACCGCCATCGCGCGGGTCAGGTTGCTGAGGCCGGGGGCGCGCCGCTCCAGCAGGGTGACGCGCAGGCCGGCGACGGCGAGGTCCCCGGCGAGCAGCAGCCCGGTGGGGCCGGCGCCGACCACGAGGACGTCGGCGGGCGCGCCGGTGCGGACGGTGGTCGTGGGGTGTGTGGGGTTCGGGTCGTCGGTGGTGCCGGGATCGCGGGACATGGCCGCCTCCAATGCCAACACTTGTTTGCCAACGGTTGTTGGTCAACGCTTGTTGGCAACGATAGGGCCGGGTCGCTGGCCGGTCAACAGTTGTTGGCCTACAGTCGTTGGCATGGCTGAGACCGAATCCTCCCCGTCCGCACCGGACGCCGCGCCGGACCGCCCCCGTCGCTCCGACGCCACCCGTGCCGCGATCCTCGAAGCCGCCCGCGAGCGCTTCGCCGCCGACGGCTACGAACGCGCCACCATCCGGGCCGTCGCCCGGGACGCGGGCATCGACCCGTCGATGGTCATGCGCTACTACGGCAACAAGGCGGGCCTGTTCGCGGCGGCCTCCGAGATCGACCTGAAGCTGCCCGACCTGACGTCGGTACCGCGCGACCAGCTCGGCGCCATGCTCGTACGGCACTTCCTCGACCGCTGGGAGCGCGACGAGACGCTGACCGCGATGGTGCGCGTCGCCGTCACCAACGAAGCGGGCGCCGAACGGCTGCGCGGCGTCTTCGCCGAACAGATCAGACCGGCGCTCGCGGCGGTCTGCGCGGTCCCGGAGAAGGCCGAGTCCCGCGCGGCGCTGGTCGGCTCCCAGCTCGTGGGCATGGGCATGCTGCGGTACGTCCTGGTGCTGCCGCCCGCCGCCGCCCTCGGCCGCGAGGAGGTCGTGAGCTGGCTGGGGCCCACCATCCAGCACTATCTGACCGCCGAGCACCCGTAGAGCCGGTGGCGTGATCCGGCCGGAGACCTGCCCCGACCTGCCCATGACGCGCCAGGCTTCCGTGATCCCCGGACGAGGCGGCACCGCCGTTCTACGGTGGTGGCCGCACCAGCCGTACGTGCCGCCGTACCCGCAGAGGACCGGGAAGGAGACGCATGGCCCGGCAACCGTCCGTGTCACCGTCGCCCCAGGAAATCGTCGAACTCTACGGACTGGAGCCGCTGCCCAGGGAGGGGGGCCGCTACCGGCAGACCTGGGCGGGGCCCGCACGCCCCGACGGGCGCCCGGAGGGCTCCGCGATCGTCGTCCTGCTCACCGCGGAACCCGACGGCCACAGCGCGCTCCACCGCCTGCCCACCGACGAGGTCTGGCACTTCTACCTCGGCGACCCGCTCGCGATGCTCCTGCTGGACCCGTCCGGCGGCACCCGGACGGTCGTCCTCGGGCCGGACGTGCTGGGCGGCCAGCACGTCCAGTTCACGGTGCCGGCCGGCACCTGGATGGCGGCCGAGGTCGCCGACGGCGGCGCCTGGTCGCTGTTCGGCTGCACCATGGCGCCCGGCTTCACCTTCGACGTGTACGAGCACGGGGACGCCGCCGAACTGGCCGCGCGCTATCCCCAGGAGGCGGCGCGCATCACCGCGCTGTCCCGCCCGTGAGCGCGCCCGCCGGCAGCCCGCGGCTGCCCTCCCTCGCGGGCCAGGTGGCCCTGGTCACCGGTGCGGGCGGCGGCCTCGGCACCGGCATCGCGCTGCGCCTCGCCGAGGCGGGCGCCGCGGTCGTCGCCCACTACCGGACGAACGCCACCGCCGCCGAAGCACTCGTCTCGCACATTGAGGAGCAGGGCGGCAGCGCGCTTGCCGTACGGGCCGACCTGTCCGTCGAGGAGGAGTGCCACCAGTTGGTGCGTACGGCGGCGGAGTGGCGCGGCCGGCTCACCGCCCTGGTGAACAACGCGGGCGTGCAGCCCGTCCAGGACCTGGCCTCCATGAGCGTCGCCGACTGGCGCGCGGTCAACGACACCAACGTCCTGAGCGTCTTCGCCTGCACCCAGGCCGCCGCCGCGGTGATGCGGGACGGCGGAGGCGGCTCTATCACCCACATCGCCTCCATCGAGGCGCACCAGCCCACCGCGGCCCACGCCCACTACTGCGCGTCCAAGGCGGCCGTCGTGATGCACGCGCGCACGGCCGCGCTGGAGTACGGGCCCGACGGCATCCGCGTCAACAGCGTCTCGCCGGGCCTGATCGACCGCGAGGGCCTGGCGGAGTCCTGGCCGGACGGCGTGCACCGCTACCGGCAGGCGGCACCGGCCGGCCGGCTCGGGCGCCCCGAGGACATCGGAGACGCCTGTGTCTTCCTCGCCTCACCGATGGCCGCATGGGTGACCGGGCACGACCTGGTGGTGGACGGCGGGGTGTCGGCCAGACCCACATGGTGACCGCTCACCCGACGCCCGCCCGTCCCGCACCGCCCGCCCGGCCCCGGCGCCCTACTTGCCCTTCGCCGCGCCACCACGCTCCGCGCGGTACCGCTTGTCGTAGCGGTCCTGGCGGATGCG
Proteins encoded in this region:
- a CDS encoding RtcB family protein, with protein sequence MTYTEVPGAKVPIRMWTDPSTVEGAAMQQLRNVATLPWIKGLAVMPDVHYGKGATVGSVIAMHGAVCPAAVGVDIGCGMSAVKTSLTADDLPGDLSRLRSKIEEAIPVGRAMHDEPVHPGRLHGLATSGWDDFWSRFGGVAEAVRFREERAVKQMGSLGGGNHFIEFCLDETGAVWLMLHSGSRNIGKELADFHIGQAQKLPHNQGLVDRDLAVFVADTPQMAAYRNDLFWAQEYARHNRAIMMALFQDVVRKEFKKAKPTFEPVISCHHNYVAEERYDGMDLLVTRKGAIRAGSGDYGIIPGSMGTGSYIVKGLGNPASFNSASHGAGRKMSRNAAKKRFSTQDLEEQTRGVECRKDSGVVDEIPGAYKPIEKVIDQQRDLVEVVAKLKQVVCVKG
- a CDS encoding RNHCP domain-containing protein, whose amino-acid sequence is MPRRRTPKQQRRAQRPKDVLHGPGGASGDTFRCVGCRLEVPLAAPGTAHRNHCPHCLASRHVDRKIPGDRAADCGGRMRALCLAARQDGEWLLVHQCLACGELSTNRTAGDDNALALVRLAVRPLADTRMPVRALISL
- a CDS encoding RNHCP domain-containing protein, with protein sequence MLSNSPKSSNRPNPLPRTDTFTCVRCGLTVTTLDPGGSRRNHCPSCLHSQHVRDAAEGGPSACRGRMSPIAIAVLRTDDWMVIHRCTRCDELTSNPVSPDDNQLILMRMAVRPLAHPPFPLEAFGDL
- a CDS encoding SDR family NAD(P)-dependent oxidoreductase, with protein sequence MTAVPDAPADRPRTRTAVVTGASSGIGAATARRLAAEGYRVVLAARRTDRIEALAAELPDAEAHRLDVTDRAAVDAFAAHLREHHDSVDVLVNNAGGALGADPVATGDPADWRTMYEVNVLGVLHVTQALLPALTASGDGTVVVVSSTAGHGTYEGGGGYVAAKHGAHVIAETLRLELCGEPVRVIEIAPGMVKTDEFATTRFRGDTAKAAKVYAGVAEPLTADDVADTIGWAVTRPAHVNIDLLVVRPRAQASNTKVHRTA
- a CDS encoding YnfA family protein: MLIARSIALFALAALFEIGGAWLVWQGVREHRGWVWIGAGVLALGVYGFVATLQPDADFGRILAAYGGVFVAGSLAWGMVADGYRPDRWDVAGALICLAGMAVIMYAPRGR
- a CDS encoding ATP-binding cassette domain-containing protein, whose translation is MLIERAYVDRSEEARAAAGDDWPWTVPCVRRLAADGLKFRAPVTFLVGENGSGKSTLAEALAEGFGLDSYGGSAGYKYASSREPSVLGQAIRFDATPAGRRMVRGPRTRRRGFFLRAETAFDMLGRARLSGVPDEMSHGEGFLMAIREKFRRPGLYVLDEPEAALSFSSCLELLAVLHALGRGGAQVVCATHSPLLTALPGAEIVEVGEHGMRSVEWDELALVDHWRRYLTDPRAYLRHIID
- a CDS encoding FAD-dependent monooxygenase → MSRDPGTTDDPNPTHPTTTVRTGAPADVLVVGAGPTGLLLAGDLAVAGLRVTLLERRAPGLSNLTRAMAVHARSLEQLDARGLADELVAGGHALRTMRLFGGVVLKPDRLPSRFPFVLITPQYEVERLLERRAQKAGVTFRYGARVTGLDQDAHGIQARVTEEDGTATAYRASYLVGTDGVRSTVREALGLPFPGRAVVSSVVLADVRLDEQPDLPLVGNANGDAIAVVANFGDGWYRVVGWDRRRQIPEDVPVGAEEVRGYLRLALGTDYGMSEVRWTSRFHSDERQVPRYRVGRAFLAGDAAHVHSPAGGQGMNTGLQDAANLSWKLAAVLHGDAPDSLLDSYDAERHPVGKTVLRSSGTLIRAAQLRSAPARALRASVAGLLNVTPLLADRALAQVSGVGISYPAERGAHPLTGKRVPDLRLAGGTRLYEALRGGAFVLVVPRDEELPGTEGLPRAEALPDTGAPQDGAAAEGGSAAARLVRASWAGDRHTALLVRPDGYIAWATDAADPDVRAASLRGALDRWTGPVRAATRTAVPA
- a CDS encoding TetR family transcriptional regulator, producing MAETESSPSAPDAAPDRPRRSDATRAAILEAARERFAADGYERATIRAVARDAGIDPSMVMRYYGNKAGLFAAASEIDLKLPDLTSVPRDQLGAMLVRHFLDRWERDETLTAMVRVAVTNEAGAERLRGVFAEQIRPALAAVCAVPEKAESRAALVGSQLVGMGMLRYVLVLPPAAALGREEVVSWLGPTIQHYLTAEHP
- a CDS encoding cupin domain-containing protein; protein product: MARQPSVSPSPQEIVELYGLEPLPREGGRYRQTWAGPARPDGRPEGSAIVVLLTAEPDGHSALHRLPTDEVWHFYLGDPLAMLLLDPSGGTRTVVLGPDVLGGQHVQFTVPAGTWMAAEVADGGAWSLFGCTMAPGFTFDVYEHGDAAELAARYPQEAARITALSRP
- a CDS encoding SDR family NAD(P)-dependent oxidoreductase, yielding MSAPAGSPRLPSLAGQVALVTGAGGGLGTGIALRLAEAGAAVVAHYRTNATAAEALVSHIEEQGGSALAVRADLSVEEECHQLVRTAAEWRGRLTALVNNAGVQPVQDLASMSVADWRAVNDTNVLSVFACTQAAAAVMRDGGGGSITHIASIEAHQPTAAHAHYCASKAAVVMHARTAALEYGPDGIRVNSVSPGLIDREGLAESWPDGVHRYRQAAPAGRLGRPEDIGDACVFLASPMAAWVTGHDLVVDGGVSARPTW